TTTGTAGCATTGTTTCTTGAAATGCCCCTCCTTACCGCAGATCCAGCACAAGCGCTTCCCATCCTTGCTCTTTGACCTTGACCTGTACTTATTGTTTCTACCTGCAAAACCATTTCTGCCTCTACTTTCTTCCCTACCTCTAGCAAAGTTGCCTTCCCCATTCAACTTAGCAGTAGATGAGTCCTTATACTCCATTTCTTTAGACCTAGCAGCACTAGCAATCTCATCTACTCTAATAGCCTCTCTGCTGTACTTTAAAGTTTCTTTTAGAGAATCATACCTGCTCGGCAGTGCATTGAGTAGTAAGATTGCTTATACCTCTTCGGGGATGTCTATGTTTAGGTTGTTTAAGTCTGCCACCAGTTTGAGGAAGTCATCCACGTTCTGGTCAATGGTCCTAGAGTCTTGCATCCTGAAAGCGTACACCTTGAGCTGTGCGTGTACACGATTTGGTAATGTCTTGGCTATGTATAGCTTGTCGAGTAACTCCCATGCTTCCGAAGCAGTCTTGACCTTGTCGAGCTTCCTCAGTACATGATCTCCAACGCTCATGAAGATTATGTTCATCGCCTTCTCGTCTCTTTCAGATCTTGAAGTTTCGTCGAGCTCAAGCTTCTTCTTTGTTTCCTCGTCATCTTCGTCTGTCTTCGCAGTCACCAGAGCTTATGACGGCGGAGATAGAACGTCTTTCAATCCCTGAACGCTCAAGTTCGCGAGCATTCTCTTCTTCCAGATCCCAAAATCTCCAGTGCCGTCGAACATCGTAATCTGTATATGCATCTTCATCTTGTGAGTCGCCATCACAAGATTCACCAATCGCCGTTCTTGCTCTCCGATATGAGCTATTGTAACCGCCGATCTTGATCTTCGCGAGCTCCGCCATTAGCTAAGTAAcctcagctctgataccaatttgtGAAGAACAATGCTAACGTCACAACTCGGAACTAGCTTGATCTTCTGACTACGGAGCACACACACGATCTGTTTACCCGGTGTTCACCGCACCAACACCGTTAACTAGATGTTGGCCGCTATATCTCACCGGAGCTGGGATTGAACCAGCAATCAACTATCTTCAACGGATGATCTCACACTCGAGTCACCGTCAATACAATCTTGGATCTCTGCTCTCGTCGACTCGCTCAAGATACTGATCTAACAACCTAATCAGCTCAGCTCGTCAACTCTTAACTAAAGCTAACTAACTCTTATAACTTGAGTTGAGTTAACCATAACACGTGTACATTCCACACGCGTTTATCCTAGCTAGAGAGCGAGATCTGGTTCAGTATCAATTACAAGCTTAACCGATCTAAACCTGATCTAATCTAAGCTACTCAATTGATGCTAAACTGATGTCTAAGACTTGTCTATACCAACAACATATTATGGACAAAGTATGTTAGAAATTCCGTTTATACTGAATGTAAATCAGGATCGAGAAAGAGTTTATAAATGAGAAGCATATACGATTATCGAATCGAGCTTGCTATACAATAAGAATCAGGGTCGCTACTCGCTAGTTTACTTATCTTAAATAtctttctaaaattttgaagagaaaaaagtGAATCTTTTCTTTTGCAGATTGAGCCCTCTTTTTATAATCGAAAGGCTGTTCGGATACCACAAAATTTTCTCGTCGTCTTTGTTGTTAAAATCATATATTCGACCTTATCAGATATATGAGgtcatatattttttacaacGTGGATGCATCTCACTTCGTCCCAAAGTATCATCGATATTTGCTGATCGATTAAACACGTTCTTCTTAAAACATGGATGCGAGCTTTAGCTTATGACGTTGTTTTCGTTGTTAGATTCTAGATCCTGACATCTGTGGAGTTAGTTTTATTTGACTTAAGAACTTTGAGTTAAATGAATCTTTTTGGAACTAGGCTATGCATTAATAGGGGTGAAAAACCCCACTTCCAACAAATTATagagttttattaaattttctttcaaaattaaGTCTCTTGAGAATTTCTTAGTAATTTGAAGTTGGTTTTCAGTTGCTTTATGAAAGAGTATTATACGTCATTCAATCGTATCACGATGAAAATGTGTAAAGACCTAAAGGAAGTTTGAGATTGAGATGATAACTTGCTTATAATTAAGGTGGATACAATAGTCATAAGTCACAATCTTCAATGTTGACAAAGAAAACTAGCAAAGTGGTCCTATTCGATTAATTTATTACAAGTATATACAAAAAGATAAAtgtgttaaaaatttatacatgATCTGGACATCTGATCTAATATCATTCACTCAATTTATGAAGGGGAATACAACCAAAACTCGAATGATATCATTTCTGAAGGAGGAGGATTATTAATTGGCAACTTGGCTTTGAAGGTTATTCCACCAATTGGTTCTACCTAAAGATTCGAGCGTTGAGCCTTTGAGTAACACATTGGTCTCTCCCTTTGATTGGAAGCACGTGGTATAGAGATCCATAACGCTTCAGTTTCAATGATTTTTTGTAGATTTTTATGATCATTTTGATCAACTTTATAGAATCTATGCATTGTCTCTAGTTCATGTAGAAGTTAAAGCAAGGTATCAGTATTTCTaggcatatatatatgtaagttgATCAATATAAATGTTATATGGATAAACTAAAATGAACGATGGTAATAGCCCATTTACTTTGTAGACTTATGTCAAATGTTAAATCTTACGCTGTTACGCAACGCCACAAACTTACAACTCAAAAATGGAGCAGTCAAGCCATTATGAGAGAAGCTAGCAAGAAGACTGACATATTGACAAAAGAAATACGAATCTTCTCGATCATATGTTCTGTGCGGCTAAATCATGTGTAAAAACAATTTATCACATAATCTTGTGTACTTTGCTTTATTTTAAGATAGTCTAATGAAACTGTGTGACAATAAGTATAAAATTAAGCTATATAATCGATCTTATTAATATAAAGCTTCTTTAGTTAGTCAAGTCTTGACATGTTACATTACCAAAATTGTATATGGCTCTCGAATGATTGTTCttctgttattttatttttttggtaggaATATAGGAGAATGACTcccaatttatttttaaaaaaaacccaAACTTCAGTTTACAAGACGAGTTTGTCGTGGCCGCAACGGTCCAGCAACATCCTCATAAACTAAAACAGCGACCTCAATCGGTGCCACAACAAAActataaaaccaaaaagaagagaaaatgcaAGGTTAGCCAAACCATCAGCTAAGCGGTTTGCTTCTGTTATTGAAGTTACTGAAATGTTTGTCTTGTCTTGTATATTTCTATGCTTAGTTAGTGTAAACTGATACTTGtgagatatattttaatatctatacaTGTATCATATACATATATGGATTAGTTCCTTAATATAACATAATGGTTTTATCTAGATAGTAGACCTTATTctgatttttttgtcaacttaattatcttatttaggtttttatcataaaatctAGAGAAATAAATGTTCAatactttattttaaagaatatgaaaataaagaagtaaaaataaaatataaaaaataaataaataagtaataaCATTATTCCAAATGGGCCGCCCTTccgtataataataatataaagcgGTGTAAATTCCTAAACCCAGAAAAGCCCAAAGCTTTCTTCATATAATCTCACCGATTCGACAAAGCTCTCTCTCTACTCTTGATCGCTTCGTTACTCAAAAGCCCTAACATTGATTCTCGCGATTTGATCAACAATGGATGACTCTTCGACCATCGCTCGCAAGACATGGGAGCTCGAGAACAACATCCTCACCGTAGAGCAACCGGATTCGTCCTCCTCCGACGGCATATTCTACTACGACGAAGCTTCCCAGACCAAGGTCCAGCAGGAGAAGCCGTGGGCCACGGATCCCAACTACTTCAAGCGCGTCCAAATCTCGGCCCTCGCGCTCCTCAAGATGGTCGTACACGCGCGCTCCGGCGGCACGATCGAGATCATGGGTCTTATGCAGGGGAAGACCGAGGGGGATACCATCATCGTCATGGACGCTTTCGCCTTGCCTGTTGAAGGAACCGAGACTAGGGTTAATGCTCAGGCTGATGCCTATGAGTACATGGTTGAGTACTCTCAGACCAACAAGCTGGTATCTTTTCTCTATTGTCTCTCATAAAGTTTGGTTTTTTCGACATGTTTAAGCTAGATTACTACTGGGTTTGTTGTTTGCCATAGTAAAGTTACCAACTTTTTGTACCATAGGCTGGGAGATTGGAGAATGTTGTGGGGTGGTATCACTCTCACCCTGGGTATGGATGCTGGCTCTCGGGTATTGATGTCTCGACGCAGATGCTTAACCAACAGTATCAGGAGCCTTTCTTGGCTGTTGTTATTGATCCGACGAGGACTGTTTCGGCTGGTAAGGTTGAGATTGGGGCGTTCAGGACTTATCCGGAGGGGCATAAGATCTCTGATGATCATGTTTCTGAGTATCAGACTATCCCTTTGAACAAGATTGAGGACTTTGGTGTTCATTGCAAACAGGTACTACTTGTTGTATCCTCATTTAttgcttttttttaaaaacaaaatcttgGAGGTGTTCTTATGTTTGATTGTTTTTGGATGTGGCAGTACTATTCGTTGGACATCACTTACTTCAAGTCATCTCTTGATAGCCACCTTCTGGATCTCCTTTGGAACAAGTACTGGGTGAACACTCTTTCTTCTTCCCCACTGCTCGGCAATGGAGACTATGTTGCCGGACAGATATCAGACTTGGGTAAATAATTATTGTATATGCAAGAGCAAGCTAATTTTTTAACCTTTTCATTGAGGTAGGTTTTAATATTGTTCTCTTTTTCTTATCACTGTAATCTTTACCAATGAAGCTGAGAAGCTTGAGCAAGCCGAGAGTCAGCTAGCGCACTCCCGGTTTGGAGGAATACCGGCCAGTCTTCACAGGAAGAAAGAGGTTTGTCTTAATAGTGGCTTTTATGTTCTCAGTGTTTCTTGACTGTCTGAGATTCTAGACCATGAACTTGAGCTCTTCCACTTGCCCTCTTGTCAAGCTTTTACTTATGTAGAACTTTAACATTTGGCTAAATTAACTGCTACTATCATCTAGCTACTTGGATTGATAGTTTGTAGAAAAAATCTTATCAGCCCATCAAAACCTGCATCCGCTCTTCATTTTCTTGGATGTATGTTACTTTGATATATAAACTAGTTGTGGAACTCTACCTGCACATCATTATGGTTCAACGTTTCTGGTTGTGGGATTTTGCAATTGCGTGTTTGTTTAGTCAAAATATACGGAGTTGTTATAGTTTTAACACTTTGAAAAATTTGGTAGAATTAATGAGCTCGTCAACTAGTAGTTGCCAGTAGTCTGTGTTTGGTTCCATAGAGTTGTGTGTTTGGGAGATCTCAAAGCCTAACTATGTGTGTTGTGGATCACTTTCTAGGATGAGCCTCCACTTGCTAAGATAACTCGGGACAGTGCAAAGATAACGGTGGAGCAGGTCCATGGATTAATGTCACAGGTGAGTAAACACAACCTGTCATACTGATGCTGTTTATTCTATTTTGGTTCATGAATCCATGAGATTGACTCTGAAGTCTTTTGATACATCAATGTGCAGGTTATCAAAGACATATTGTTCAACTCAGCACGTCAGTCCGACAAAACTCCAAGCGACCCGTCAGATCCAGAGCCGATGATTACATCTTAAAGTTGTTGTTCTTTTGTTGTCTTGCGCAAGTGCAATTGACTTTGCTTATATCCTGGTTTATGAGGCAAATATGCACACTTTGTTTTTCATATAATTTCCCTCTGGTGTAGTATTTGCTTTAGACGACCTTTTTTCAGAAGAGCTTTTATTAAAATGACGTTAACATGACAGCATCAGTCATTGTGTAGTTGCCTTGAGAACTATCTTGAAGTCATTTTTTGATTAACCATACAAAAGTTTGCTGGAAAGTGGAAATAATGTTAATTCCAGAAACAGAGCGCATTAACACATGTGAGATGTCTTTGTTTCATCACTGGTAATTTAGTCAAAAATCAAACTCCAAACCTATTTTCACATAccatcaaaattcaaaaatataccaaaatctCTGGATTTAGGTTGCTCTAGTAGAGACACTGGCCAAGTTCATGCACATGGTATCATCACTTCCTTCAGTAACTTCTTGGGTAGTGTAGAGAGATTGAGCGACACAACTGTTGTTCTGCGACACCATCATTTAGAAAACTTCTGGTGGGTCTTCCCTGAACAGGATCTTATTATCTCCATCCCATTCTATTATTCATGCTTGAGACCAAGAAACCGTCCGTGACTTTTCTATGTGGTAAATTTGATAGGAGGCAGTGTCTCAGCATCTATTGAGTGCGGCTTAAGAAGAGTATGTAAGACAGGCGTCTCCTATCTCTCAAAGGAGAATCTGAAAGTCAAAAGTGCCACTGGTAGCGTTCTTGATTGGATTTTATATAGACAGGCTTCATTTTGCTTATAAAATGTTAGAGAACAACATGGTTGGGCCACAACATGTTTTCTTCCCAAGATGTTGACTATAACACAACCATATCTAAGAAGACAATGTACTAGCTATTTGTTCAGCCTTCCATTATCATTAAGGTTGTTGAGAACAAGAAGAAAATATGAGTACATTGATCAATCAATCTACTGCTGAATTACATGTTCAAAGCACAATAAAGTTATAAGGGACATACTTTGGAATATTTTTGGATGATGCATTTTTATATTAAGAAACATAATCTGAGACATTACTCCTCCCATCCAAGGGCACAGACTTAACGACAAGTCCTAACAAGTCCTAAAGCAAAGACTAACATATTCATGCAACAAAAACGGCTTCCAGGGTTGTTTGTTCTGATATTATGCTTAAACATGTGAtcatttttcagtttttcaaaCAGCACCTGATTTTGGTGCTTGGTTTTCTTACATTAATCCTAAACATTAATCTTCTGGACAGTCATGAACAGAAGGTTAACGGCCTAAGCTGTAAGAAATAATCTGAGACATTCCTCCCCTTCAGGGGGAAGAAGACTTGACTACCTAAGTCCTAAAGCAAAAGACTTCACATGTTCATGCAACAAAAAGCTGCTTAAATGTGCAATCATTTTTTCAGTCTTGCAAACAGCACAGGGTTTTAGTGCTTAATTTTCTTACATTAATCCTAAACggacatttttcttttctttttgttttgttgattaGCCATCCCTAGGCTAAAACAAGATAACAAAAATAAGCCGATACATGCATCAGCTTTGAGTTTAGCACATGAGTGATGCTTGATGCTTGTGCTCCATTAGCAAACATCACTCTACCTAGAGAGAACCCTTTTCTCTCGTGAATATGCAGTTGCAAAGAAGGTGGAAGATGACAATACGACATAACCACCATATGAAATTGGAGACCCCATTGGGGATCCGCAAATAAAAGCCACCTCAAATTCCATAACATGAGGTGACTTTTAGAGTGAAAAAAGTGTTGAGAGATAGCCAGAGAGTATCCAATAAACCATAGATGACTCGTGACTTGATGATGACGACTGTGATAGCTTTGATAGCGCTATCAAAGGTAAGGAATGAGAGGTGGCTGAAGCGGAAAGCCTGTTACACCTGTGACCAAAAAAATACACACTCTCAAGGACTTTATAATAATGCATCTCTGTTTTGGCTTTGGTGTGTATAGTAGTATATGTATCATAATACGAACCTTGTTGAAGAGAGATGGTGGCAGGAGAGTAATGGTGAGGGTTGTCATAAGCAGAGAAATGGTGATAAAATGGCTGTGGCTGAGAGAACTGGACCCCACCTTGTCCTCCACCGCAAGGATAAAAAGGAGCGGCTGATGCAGCAGCTGCGGTTAGTCCACCGCTTACGCCGTTTCCATTTCCATACAGTCCGTATTGTCCCGCGGAATTGCAGCCGTATACACCATATAAGTTCTGTAACACATCACATTATAGATTATAacgttatatgtatataatatgatcATGACATGAATAACTGTACTGTTAGAGACAAAATAGAATATTCGATTCGCTATACAAAGTTACTGACCGTAGGGAATGGAGAGAAATCTGACGAGTATGGAGAGTACCTGCGAGTATCAAAATCAATGTTTTACAGTGACAACAAGTACGAATACACGTGGTCATGACACAAGACAGCATGTGATGAGAGAGATAAGAGTAATTAAAATGATTGGTGAAAGAGGGAATCAGTTTGTTTTACAAGCTGTCCGTTGACCACCTTTGTCAGTCACTTTACTCGACATGCATTattaaacagtaaaaataaaaaaaatagagttatcTAATAACTAACAGTAATAATAGTGTCGGTccacaaattaataaaaaaatagaaacatcaAAGGACAGCCAGCTATGTTATATGCAAATTGTTTTGTTcgatttaattgacaaaacataTGAGTTGTAAGGTATAATGGTATGTTGTTGATGCATGCATGTACTATCATCATGATCAATACATAGGGGAaacaagaagaaggaagagtATACCCAAAGAGATTGAGAGGGAGGTGGGGATAGTGAGTGAAAGTAGGTGGTGGTCCAAAACCAGTCTGCATTGTGCTGCTCATCATCACTCTCATATTGTTAATCCTTCCTCCTCCTACCACATTCATCAACCATCGATCATCATCAACATGACTTTGATATAATCAACACAAACGCTGTATTGATGGTCCAGTAACATCAACCACCTAGCTGGTATATATAATGTAATTCCAATACTTAATTGGCCACAAAAATAtctaatcaatatatatatataaaccaccTTTGTATATACATTCTAACCATATATTAACTATGAATTATCCTTTTCACACGTTTCgaaagagagagggagaaaATATATCAAACCATGGTTAGGAGTGGAGGGTTTGGATCTTTGAAGACCAAGAGAGGCAAGATTGCAATTAGCTCTTCTTCCGTCGATCACCGGAGTACCGTCCACACAAGCCCTCCTCGCCGCCTCTGCTTCCTTGAATGTCACCTAAGATCATTACAAATTCACTAATTAGTTCCCCTTCTCTctctatataattatatataaatagaaacaAGGATGTTGTAACATACGAAGCCATAGCCCTTGGATCTGCCGGAAGCCTTGTCGGTGATGACTACAGCTTCCAAGATCTCACCAAACTGCTCAAAATGCTTCTTCATCGTATCCTTGTCCGTCTCCCAAGCTAACCCTCCCACAAACACCTTTGTGTACGTCGTGTCTGCCATTTAGCTTATCTTTCAGCTATATCTCTGTATGTTTCACTTGTGAGGGATACAAAAGGTTAGTAGAAGTAGGCTACAAAAGAGCCTATATATAAATAGTAGGAAAAGAGATTAGAGATCGGCTTTAATAGATTCacaagataattttttttttagggtttaattGAAATGTAATGAGAATAAGAAGATGATGGTAGGGGAAAAAAGcgaaaaaataacaataatgatAAAAGTGACACTCGGAAAAAGATTTTGTATAGACAATATTGCCCCCAAATTCTGAATGCTTTTGACTACGCGCTTTGTTGCTTGTGTCTCTCACGGAGCCTCTACTTGAAGGTTATGTGGTGTTGACGCACGGCAGATAGGCATGGTGATAGAGGCTTGGGTGTGTTCTTGTTTATTGCATCTCCTACGGTACGCTCAATTATTTAAAGGGAGAGTAAAGGAAGAAAATGGAATTTAGatgattttaaaatgttttagtgTCCTTATTTTCTGAAGAGCACACATATTATATAGTTGGTAAAATTTAATCAACGGTTGTAGTTGAATTTGCACTTGTGATTCACACTGAAAGGTGAACCATTGATCTTATTCATGAATAATTGTAGGGTTTACAACTGATTTTAGGAAAATTGTAGAATAAAGCTATTAGTTTCCTTGTGTAGATGAAAGTATATATTAAGTTAGATGACTTTCTTATATAAAATCAATCAGTGATAAATGAATCAGTATAAATTGTTAATAATATACTCGAATATACTCAATCACACTtgtaaatcaaataaaatcacTTGTATAGTTCATATATTTCAAAGagttttagaccaaaaaaaatatttcaaagagTTAGCCTTgagtttgaaaataattttgaaaaaggcTTGTATTAACTTTTACTAGATTGAAGCAACCGAAGGAACCATACAATCACAGCATAGTGGTTAGagagtaaaataataaatattttaaccaACTAGACCAAACATTCTTGTCGAAATATGGTCTT
The nucleotide sequence above comes from Brassica napus cultivar Da-Ae chromosome A9, Da-Ae, whole genome shotgun sequence. Encoded proteins:
- the LOC106429794 gene encoding COP9 signalosome complex subunit 5a, producing MDDSSTIARKTWELENNILTVEQPDSSSSDGIFYYDEASQTKVQQEKPWATDPNYFKRVQISALALLKMVVHARSGGTIEIMGLMQGKTEGDTIIVMDAFALPVEGTETRVNAQADAYEYMVEYSQTNKLAGRLENVVGWYHSHPGYGCWLSGIDVSTQMLNQQYQEPFLAVVIDPTRTVSAGKVEIGAFRTYPEGHKISDDHVSEYQTIPLNKIEDFGVHCKQYYSLDITYFKSSLDSHLLDLLWNKYWVNTLSSSPLLGNGDYVAGQISDLAEKLEQAESQLAHSRFGGIPASLHRKKEDEPPLAKITRDSAKITVEQVHGLMSQVIKDILFNSARQSDKTPSDPSDPEPMITS
- the LOC106429795 gene encoding probable RNA-binding protein ARP1 isoform X2, whose protein sequence is MADTTYTKVFVGGLAWETDKDTMKKHFEQFGEILEAVVITDKASGRSKGYGFVTFKEAEAARRACVDGTPVIDGRRANCNLASLGLQRSKPSTPNHGGRINNMRVMMSSTMQTGFGPPPTFTHYPHLPLNLFGYSPYSSDFSPFPTNLYGVYGCNSAGQYGLYGNGNGVSGGLTAAAASAAPFYPCGGGQGGVQFSQPQPFYHHFSAYDNPHHYSPATISLQQGVTGFPLQPPLIPYL
- the LOC106429795 gene encoding probable RNA-binding protein ARP1 isoform X1, which encodes MADTTYTKVFVGGLAWETDKDTMKKHFEQFGEILEAVVITDKASGRSKGYGFVTFKEAEAARRACVDGTPVIDGRRANCNLASLGLQRSKPSTPNHGGGRINNMRVMMSSTMQTGFGPPPTFTHYPHLPLNLFGYSPYSSDFSPFPTNLYGVYGCNSAGQYGLYGNGNGVSGGLTAAAASAAPFYPCGGGQGGVQFSQPQPFYHHFSAYDNPHHYSPATISLQQGVTGFPLQPPLIPYL